From a single Microbacterium murale genomic region:
- a CDS encoding carbohydrate ABC transporter permease codes for MHATTAIVTGKPAKSRPRGGMTKKRPVDWLLLALVVIGALLIVAPFYLVLVNSFKSPVDYATSGPLALPETLDFGGIIKFWERVNFPEKVWNSIFISGVVAVAAVVISMLNAFAIGIGRVRGRSWIVLLFLLANLLPQEALLYPLYYMFKSVGLYDNVWSVIIVFTVIQAAFGTYLLSSVYGTFPKEILEAASLDGAGRWQILWRVVFPISRPTLSVLLIFFFIWTWNEFLIPLTFLASNANQTVPVAISVLQGDRLMDVTTTSASALLGIIPTLIFFLIFQRTLTRGITAGAVK; via the coding sequence ATGCATGCCACCACTGCCATCGTCACCGGAAAGCCGGCCAAGAGCCGCCCGCGCGGCGGCATGACCAAGAAGCGGCCGGTCGACTGGCTTCTGCTCGCGCTCGTCGTCATCGGCGCTCTGCTGATCGTGGCGCCGTTCTACCTTGTGCTCGTGAACTCGTTCAAGTCGCCGGTCGACTACGCCACATCCGGGCCGCTCGCTCTCCCCGAAACACTCGACTTCGGCGGCATCATCAAGTTCTGGGAGCGGGTGAACTTCCCGGAGAAGGTCTGGAACTCGATCTTCATCTCCGGTGTCGTCGCCGTGGCCGCCGTCGTGATCTCCATGTTGAACGCGTTCGCGATCGGCATCGGGCGCGTTCGCGGTCGCAGCTGGATCGTGCTGCTCTTCCTGCTGGCGAACCTCCTGCCGCAGGAGGCGCTGCTGTACCCGCTCTACTACATGTTCAAATCGGTGGGCCTCTACGACAACGTCTGGTCGGTGATCATCGTGTTCACCGTCATCCAAGCCGCGTTCGGTACGTACCTGCTGTCATCGGTCTACGGCACGTTCCCCAAGGAGATCCTCGAGGCGGCGTCGCTCGACGGTGCGGGGCGCTGGCAGATCCTGTGGCGAGTCGTCTTCCCGATCAGCCGACCGACGCTGTCGGTGCTGCTGATCTTCTTCTTCATCTGGACATGGAACGAATTCCTCATCCCGTTGACCTTCCTGGCGTCGAACGCGAACCAGACCGTGCCGGTGGCCATCAGCGTGCTGCAGGGCGACCGGCTGATGGACGTCACCACTACGAGCGCATCGGCCCTCCTCGGCATCATTCCCACGCTCATCTTCTTCCTCATCTTCCAGCGCACGCTGACACGCGGCATCACGGCAGGAGCAGTCAAGTAA
- a CDS encoding GNAT family N-acetyltransferase, whose protein sequence is MTELRVVELSAATIVAVNNLSLKPGQEQYLAPVSYGIAATVINPQTSWQRVILDRNEVVGFVSASFDPEAPEEHFRSVLWRINVDADDQGRGVGRFAVEHLLDEARKRDMDHVNVIYEAGDNGPEAFFHRVGFTPVGETEYAEVIAEIRLAP, encoded by the coding sequence ATGACGGAACTGCGCGTGGTCGAACTCTCCGCTGCGACGATCGTCGCCGTGAACAACCTGTCGCTCAAGCCGGGACAGGAGCAGTACCTCGCTCCGGTCTCGTATGGGATCGCGGCGACCGTGATCAACCCCCAGACCTCATGGCAGCGTGTGATCCTCGATCGCAACGAAGTCGTCGGGTTCGTGAGCGCCAGCTTCGATCCCGAGGCCCCGGAGGAGCATTTCCGTTCCGTGCTGTGGCGCATCAACGTCGACGCCGACGATCAAGGTCGCGGTGTCGGTCGTTTCGCGGTCGAGCATCTTCTCGACGAGGCGCGCAAACGCGACATGGATCACGTCAACGTGATCTACGAGGCCGGCGACAACGGCCCTGAAGCCTTCTTCCACCGCGTCGGCTTCACGCCGGTGGGTGAGACCGAGTACGCCGAGGTGATCGCGGAGATCCGCCTCGCACCGTGA
- the yicI gene encoding alpha-xylosidase has protein sequence MKFTDGFWQLRPGVTALYAQEAYDIAEVTDTPDGSGIMITAPTTVIAKRGDVLNRPVLTTTLSSPAEGVIRVRIAHHTGRNWHGGFPLAGAAAPSTASTKVSATGGELNAGSLVARIAPGAPWDLAFEVEGRRVTGSGNKAQGYLKLAPDASVDPGIVRNARDGGAVPTSTTFVHEQLDLGVGELIYGLGERFGPLVKNGQTVDIWNADGGTSSEQAYKNIPFHLSNRGYGILVNDPGHVSYEIGSESVERVQFSVPGEVLEYFVIAGPTPKDVLGRYTALTGRPPVVPAWSYGLWLSTSFTTDYDEQTVNSFIDEMSARELPVSVFHFDCFWMREFNWCDFEWDPRVFPDPTGMLGRLHDKDLRVSVWINPYIAQRSPLFREAGDAGYLVKRADGSIWQWDLWQAGMGLVDFTNPAATAWYQAKLRALIDQGVDCFKTDFGERIPTDVVWADGSDPERMHNLYTDLYNRAVFDVLNDARGAGEAVLFARSATAGGQSMPVHWGGDSTSTFASMAETLRGGLSLAFSGFAFWSHDIGGFEGMPDAGVFKRWTAFGLLGSHSRFHGSSSYRVPWAFDDEAVEVTRHFTHLKMRLMPYLFQLGVEATRTGAPVMRPMQLEFPDDPAVAHLDRQYMLGPDLLVAPVLSDSGEVEFYLPEGEWTSLLTGQAVEGGRWLRETHDYMSLPLYVRPGTVLPWGAREDRPDYDYHDGLTLRVFRGGSGSHSITVTAPDSTSRDYTADLEEITG, from the coding sequence ATGAAGTTCACCGACGGGTTCTGGCAGTTGCGTCCAGGAGTCACCGCCCTGTACGCGCAGGAAGCGTACGACATCGCCGAGGTCACTGACACCCCCGATGGATCCGGGATCATGATCACCGCGCCGACTACCGTGATCGCCAAGCGCGGCGATGTGCTCAATCGGCCGGTCCTCACCACCACGCTGTCCTCCCCGGCTGAGGGTGTGATCCGCGTGCGGATCGCGCATCACACGGGGAGGAACTGGCACGGCGGCTTCCCCCTGGCAGGAGCGGCGGCGCCTTCCACCGCATCCACAAAGGTGTCGGCGACCGGCGGCGAACTGAATGCGGGATCGCTCGTCGCAAGGATCGCTCCCGGCGCGCCCTGGGACCTCGCATTCGAGGTCGAAGGGCGCCGTGTCACCGGTAGCGGCAACAAGGCGCAGGGCTACCTGAAACTCGCACCGGATGCGTCGGTCGATCCCGGCATCGTGCGCAACGCCCGTGACGGCGGGGCGGTCCCCACCTCCACCACGTTCGTACACGAGCAGCTCGACCTCGGAGTCGGCGAACTCATCTACGGCCTCGGCGAGCGCTTCGGTCCGCTGGTGAAGAACGGTCAGACGGTGGATATCTGGAACGCCGACGGCGGCACCTCCAGCGAGCAGGCGTACAAGAACATCCCGTTCCATCTGTCGAACCGCGGCTACGGCATCCTGGTCAACGACCCTGGTCATGTCTCGTATGAGATCGGCTCCGAGTCCGTCGAGCGAGTGCAGTTCTCCGTGCCCGGCGAGGTACTGGAGTACTTCGTCATCGCCGGCCCCACTCCGAAAGACGTGCTCGGCAGGTACACCGCGTTGACCGGTCGTCCGCCGGTCGTGCCGGCGTGGTCATACGGCCTCTGGCTGTCGACGAGCTTCACGACCGATTACGACGAGCAGACGGTCAACTCGTTCATCGACGAGATGTCGGCGCGCGAACTGCCCGTGTCCGTGTTCCACTTCGACTGCTTCTGGATGCGCGAGTTCAACTGGTGCGATTTCGAATGGGATCCTCGTGTCTTCCCCGATCCGACGGGAATGCTCGGGCGCCTGCACGACAAGGATCTGCGCGTGTCGGTATGGATCAACCCGTACATCGCACAGCGTTCGCCGTTGTTCCGCGAAGCGGGCGACGCCGGCTATCTCGTCAAGCGCGCGGACGGATCGATCTGGCAGTGGGATCTCTGGCAAGCCGGAATGGGACTCGTCGACTTCACGAATCCCGCCGCGACCGCCTGGTACCAGGCGAAGCTGCGTGCTCTCATCGATCAGGGAGTCGACTGCTTCAAGACCGATTTCGGTGAGCGGATTCCGACCGACGTCGTCTGGGCGGACGGCTCCGACCCGGAGCGCATGCACAACCTCTACACCGATCTCTACAACCGCGCGGTGTTCGACGTTCTGAACGACGCAAGAGGCGCGGGCGAGGCGGTGCTGTTCGCCCGGTCCGCGACTGCCGGCGGTCAGAGCATGCCAGTGCATTGGGGCGGCGACTCGACGTCGACGTTCGCCTCGATGGCTGAGACCCTGCGCGGCGGACTCTCACTCGCATTCAGCGGCTTCGCGTTCTGGAGCCACGACATCGGCGGCTTCGAGGGCATGCCGGATGCCGGTGTGTTCAAGCGCTGGACGGCGTTCGGCCTGCTCGGTTCGCATTCGCGCTTCCACGGCTCGTCGTCTTACCGGGTGCCGTGGGCGTTCGACGACGAGGCCGTCGAGGTGACACGGCACTTCACGCACCTCAAGATGCGTCTGATGCCGTACCTGTTTCAGCTGGGCGTGGAAGCGACTCGCACAGGTGCGCCGGTCATGCGACCGATGCAGTTGGAGTTCCCCGACGATCCGGCTGTCGCGCACCTCGACCGGCAGTACATGCTCGGCCCGGACCTGCTGGTGGCACCGGTCCTCTCCGACTCGGGTGAGGTGGAGTTCTATCTGCCTGAGGGCGAGTGGACCTCGCTCTTGACCGGCCAAGCCGTTGAGGGAGGACGCTGGCTGCGCGAGACGCACGACTACATGTCCCTGCCGCTGTATGTGCGTCCGGGCACGGTACTCCCCTGGGGCGCTCGCGAGGACCGTCCCGACTACGACTACCATGACGGACTGACGCTACGGGTGTTCCGCGGCGGATCGGGCAGTCACTCGATCACCGTCACCGCGCCGGACAGTACCAGCCGCGATTACACCGCAGACCTCGAGGAGATCACCGGATGA
- a CDS encoding ABC transporter substrate-binding protein, giving the protein MARITRGKKSLALLAALTVTGVALSGCTSGSTSGGDGDTLKLWHYEGADSAMGIAWAQAIETFEEETGATVEFEEKSFEQIQKTASQVLDTDAAPDLMEFNKGNATAGFLASTGLITDISDAVSEYGWDEKLAPSLQTTAKYSEDGVMGGDAWYGIPNYGEFVGVYYNTDAFAAAGLAIPTTYEEFVDVLDAFVAKGITPLAEAGAEYPLGQLWYQLALLEGDRGFVDDYQLYENPVDWEGPEVTSATETLKEYVDKGYIASDVSSVKAEDAGVSFINGTAPIFVSGSWWFGRFVAEATGFDWTLAAFPGSDLSLGSSGNLWVVPENAANKELAYEFIDITMRPEIQALIGNNGGLPVAVDAADITDAKSAELIETFNGILDADGLSFYPDWPAPGFYDVLVQELQGLITGVQDVQTTNANLGEQYDEGTAEFR; this is encoded by the coding sequence ATGGCACGCATCACCCGAGGAAAGAAGTCACTCGCCCTGTTGGCGGCATTGACCGTTACCGGGGTCGCCCTGAGCGGATGCACATCCGGCTCCACGAGCGGCGGCGACGGCGACACGCTCAAGCTGTGGCATTACGAGGGTGCCGACAGCGCAATGGGAATCGCTTGGGCGCAAGCGATCGAGACCTTCGAGGAGGAGACCGGCGCGACGGTCGAGTTCGAGGAGAAGTCGTTCGAGCAGATCCAGAAGACCGCCAGCCAGGTTCTCGACACCGATGCCGCGCCCGACCTGATGGAGTTCAACAAGGGCAATGCCACGGCTGGCTTCCTGGCATCGACCGGTCTGATCACCGACATCTCCGATGCCGTGTCCGAGTACGGCTGGGATGAGAAGCTGGCGCCCTCGCTGCAGACGACGGCCAAGTACAGCGAAGACGGTGTCATGGGCGGAGACGCGTGGTACGGCATCCCGAACTACGGCGAATTCGTCGGTGTCTACTACAACACGGACGCCTTCGCCGCGGCGGGCCTGGCGATTCCCACCACGTACGAGGAGTTCGTCGACGTGCTGGATGCCTTCGTCGCCAAGGGCATCACACCGCTGGCTGAAGCGGGAGCAGAGTATCCGCTCGGTCAGCTCTGGTACCAGCTCGCTCTGCTCGAGGGTGATCGTGGGTTCGTCGACGACTATCAGCTGTACGAGAACCCTGTCGATTGGGAAGGGCCTGAAGTCACCTCCGCGACCGAGACGCTCAAGGAGTACGTCGACAAGGGCTACATCGCCTCTGACGTCTCATCCGTCAAGGCCGAGGATGCCGGAGTCTCGTTCATCAACGGCACCGCCCCGATCTTCGTCTCGGGTTCGTGGTGGTTCGGCCGCTTCGTCGCTGAGGCGACCGGATTCGACTGGACCCTCGCCGCGTTCCCCGGCTCCGACCTGTCGCTCGGCTCCTCCGGCAACCTATGGGTCGTACCGGAGAACGCCGCGAACAAGGAACTCGCGTACGAGTTCATCGACATCACCATGCGCCCCGAGATCCAGGCGCTCATCGGCAACAACGGTGGTCTTCCGGTCGCAGTCGATGCCGCCGACATCACGGACGCGAAGAGCGCAGAGCTGATCGAGACGTTCAACGGCATCCTCGATGCCGACGGGCTCTCGTTCTACCCTGACTGGCCCGCCCCCGGCTTCTACGACGTCCTCGTGCAGGAACTCCAGGGTCTGATCACCGGGGTTCAGGACGTCCAGACGACCAACGCCAACCTCGGCGAGCAGTACGACGAAGGTACTGCAGAATTCCGTTGA
- a CDS encoding carbohydrate ABC transporter permease: MSIDTRRGRTKLPPEQPSIPQRSGGTGAYWMYLLPGFALLLVIVIVPLVWNVYLTFTKWKGVRAPEFIGLENWQKILTDGDFWTSFTNSVWMILAMVVVPTIVGLIVAALLFDVVGRKFGGKVGSFLRATYYLPQILPIAVAGIVIGWIVRPGGDGALNQILGAFGIPAYDWLGQMPSALIVLMVVMVWVQLGYPVVVFMAALQRVDPELYEAAELDGANWLQRFSAITMSIIRPEIFVVTLTCTIAALKVFGPVYIITRGGPAGSTLVPAYYAYQEFFTKRNVGYGATIATVLTIVVVIVSIIFIRVQNSLERKERAGL; this comes from the coding sequence ATGTCAATTGACACACGACGGGGCCGCACGAAGCTGCCACCTGAACAACCGTCGATCCCGCAGCGCAGCGGCGGAACCGGTGCGTATTGGATGTACCTGCTTCCCGGCTTCGCGCTGCTGCTCGTCATCGTCATCGTCCCACTCGTCTGGAATGTGTATCTGACCTTCACGAAGTGGAAGGGCGTACGCGCGCCGGAGTTCATCGGACTCGAGAACTGGCAGAAGATCCTCACCGACGGCGACTTCTGGACATCCTTCACCAACTCGGTGTGGATGATCCTGGCAATGGTCGTCGTGCCGACGATCGTCGGCCTGATCGTTGCGGCGCTTCTCTTCGACGTCGTCGGACGCAAGTTCGGCGGCAAGGTCGGCAGCTTCCTGCGTGCCACCTACTATCTGCCGCAGATCCTGCCCATCGCCGTCGCCGGCATCGTGATCGGATGGATCGTGCGACCGGGCGGGGACGGTGCGCTCAACCAGATCCTCGGAGCGTTCGGCATTCCCGCCTACGACTGGCTCGGACAGATGCCCTCCGCGCTCATCGTGCTGATGGTCGTCATGGTCTGGGTACAGCTCGGCTACCCCGTCGTCGTCTTCATGGCCGCACTGCAGCGCGTCGACCCGGAGCTGTACGAGGCGGCAGAGCTCGATGGGGCGAATTGGCTGCAGCGCTTCTCTGCCATCACGATGAGCATCATCCGGCCAGAGATCTTCGTCGTGACGCTGACGTGCACGATCGCAGCCCTCAAGGTCTTCGGTCCGGTCTACATCATCACGCGTGGTGGCCCCGCAGGCTCGACTCTCGTGCCCGCCTACTACGCGTACCAGGAATTCTTCACGAAGCGGAACGTCGGCTACGGCGCCACGATCGCGACTGTGCTCACGATCGTCGTGGTCATCGTGTCGATCATCTTCATCCGCGTCCAGAACTCCCTCGAGCGCAAGGAAAGGGCAGGACTGTGA
- a CDS encoding NADP-dependent isocitrate dehydrogenase, translating to MTDDAIIYTYTDEAPALATASLLPIVQAYAGKAGVQIETRDISLGGRILAAFPQRLTAEQEVSDALAELGGLATLPEANIIKLPNISASIPQLKAAIAELQGQGYDIPSFPDEPSSLEEKDIRARYDRIKGSAVNPVLREGNSDRRAPLAVKNYAKKHPHRNKAFAEGSRTRVATMGHDDFKANEKSWLSPGDDVLTIQHIAEDGTTTALKENLKVLPGEIVDATFLSAAALDAFLAETLATAKADDVLYSVHLKATMMKVSDPIIFGHVVKAYFADVFAQHGDTLAAAGLSANDGLGSILSGLADLEGGEAIAEDFFRAIESGPRLSYTNSDKGLTNLHVPSDVIVDASMPALVRNGGKLWGVDGGEDDTLAVIPDSSYAGVYEATIEDVIANGPLDPATIGTVPNVGLMAQAAEEYGSHDKTFEVASAGRIQVVNSAGDVVLEHTVQPGDIWRATQTKDIAVRDWVKLAVTRARASATPAVFWLNAARAHDAALIAKVNEYLKDHDTDGLTIEILTPEDATRYSLERLRRGEDTISVTGNVLRDYLTDLFPILEVGTSAKMLSIVPLLAGGGLFETGAGGSAPKHVQQLVEENYLRWDSLGEFFALAASLEHFADRKGNDKARVLAETLDAATGTFLEEDRSPGRKLGTIDNRGSHFYLGLYWAQELAAQTKDAELAAAFAPVAAELAAKEQEIVSELNGAQGSAADIGGYYRPDVAKVEKIMRPSTTLNGIIDAI from the coding sequence GTGACCGACGACGCCATCATCTACACCTACACGGACGAGGCACCGGCTCTCGCCACCGCATCGCTCCTCCCGATCGTCCAAGCCTATGCAGGCAAGGCCGGGGTCCAGATCGAGACCCGCGACATCTCGCTGGGAGGACGGATCCTCGCCGCGTTCCCTCAGAGGCTCACCGCCGAGCAGGAAGTGTCCGACGCGCTCGCCGAGCTCGGCGGCCTCGCGACGCTTCCCGAGGCCAACATCATCAAACTGCCGAACATCTCGGCATCCATTCCGCAGCTCAAGGCAGCCATCGCCGAACTGCAGGGCCAGGGATACGACATCCCGAGTTTCCCGGACGAGCCGTCCTCGCTCGAGGAGAAGGACATCCGCGCCCGTTACGACCGCATCAAGGGGTCTGCGGTGAACCCCGTTCTGCGCGAGGGCAACAGCGACCGCCGGGCTCCGCTCGCCGTGAAGAACTACGCGAAGAAGCACCCGCACCGCAACAAGGCGTTCGCCGAGGGGTCTAGGACCCGCGTCGCCACGATGGGCCACGACGACTTCAAGGCCAATGAGAAGAGCTGGCTGTCCCCGGGTGACGACGTGCTCACGATCCAGCACATCGCAGAGGACGGCACCACCACCGCGCTCAAGGAGAACCTGAAGGTGCTCCCTGGCGAGATCGTGGATGCCACGTTCCTCTCGGCCGCGGCCCTCGATGCCTTCCTCGCTGAGACCCTCGCCACGGCCAAGGCCGATGACGTGCTGTACTCGGTGCACCTCAAGGCCACGATGATGAAGGTCTCCGACCCGATCATCTTCGGTCACGTCGTGAAGGCCTACTTCGCGGACGTGTTCGCGCAGCACGGTGACACGCTTGCCGCCGCCGGTCTCAGCGCCAACGACGGACTGGGGTCGATCCTCTCCGGTCTCGCCGACCTCGAAGGCGGCGAAGCGATCGCCGAAGACTTCTTCCGTGCGATCGAGAGCGGCCCTCGCCTCTCGTACACCAACTCTGACAAGGGCCTCACGAACCTGCACGTCCCCAGCGACGTCATCGTGGATGCGTCGATGCCGGCGCTCGTCCGCAACGGCGGAAAGCTCTGGGGCGTGGACGGTGGAGAGGATGACACCCTCGCCGTCATCCCCGATTCCTCCTACGCGGGTGTCTACGAAGCAACGATCGAGGATGTCATCGCGAACGGTCCGCTGGACCCGGCGACCATCGGCACCGTTCCGAACGTGGGCCTGATGGCACAGGCGGCCGAGGAGTACGGCAGCCACGACAAGACCTTCGAGGTGGCTTCTGCCGGCCGGATCCAGGTCGTGAACTCGGCCGGTGACGTCGTGCTCGAGCACACCGTGCAGCCGGGCGACATCTGGCGTGCCACGCAGACCAAGGACATCGCCGTGCGTGACTGGGTGAAGCTCGCCGTCACCCGTGCCCGTGCGAGCGCCACGCCCGCCGTGTTCTGGCTCAACGCGGCGCGTGCGCACGATGCCGCGCTCATCGCGAAGGTGAACGAGTATCTGAAGGACCACGACACCGATGGTCTGACGATCGAGATCCTCACGCCGGAAGACGCCACACGCTACTCGCTGGAGCGTCTGCGTCGTGGCGAGGACACCATCTCCGTCACGGGCAACGTGCTGCGCGACTACCTGACCGATCTGTTCCCCATCCTCGAAGTGGGCACGAGCGCCAAGATGCTCTCGATCGTCCCGCTGCTCGCCGGTGGTGGGCTGTTCGAGACCGGTGCGGGCGGATCCGCCCCGAAGCACGTGCAGCAGCTCGTCGAAGAGAACTACCTGCGGTGGGACTCGCTGGGCGAGTTCTTCGCGCTGGCCGCCTCGCTCGAGCACTTCGCTGATCGCAAGGGCAACGACAAGGCTCGTGTGCTCGCCGAGACGCTGGATGCCGCGACAGGTACATTCCTGGAAGAGGACCGCTCGCCCGGACGCAAGCTCGGCACGATCGACAACCGCGGCAGCCACTTCTACCTGGGGCTGTACTGGGCGCAGGAACTCGCCGCGCAGACGAAGGACGCCGAGCTCGCCGCGGCCTTCGCGCCCGTGGCTGCGGAACTTGCCGCAAAAGAGCAGGAGATCGTCTCCGAGCTCAACGGCGCACAGGGCTCAGCTGCCGACATCGGCGGCTACTACCGTCCTGACGTCGCGAAGGTCGAGAAGATCATGCGCCCGTCGACGACGTTGAACGGGATCATCGACGCGATCTGA